The Chloroflexota bacterium genome contains the following window.
TCGGATACCCGGGATGAAGCCGCCCTGTTTCTGCAGATTCTCTGCCAGGTTCATTTGGGAGAAGGTGATCATGGTATAGAAGAGGGCGAAGATCACCACCAATACAAAGAGGATTACCCAGTAAATGAAACTGGTTCCGTCAAAGACACCGACCATGCCCTGGGCAAATCGCGAGACAAAGCTGGGATCGGACGGGTTGGCGAAGTAACTCGCCACGGTGCCCGGAAGAATGATGATGGCGAAGGCGAAGATGAGCGGGATCATGCCAGCTGAGTTGATTCGCAGCGGGATATACGACGTTCCTTGCGCACGTCTAACAGACCCTCCGCGGAACACCGTCCGCCCGTACTGCACAGGGATACGCCGTTGGGCTTCCGTAAACACCACGATGAGGTAGATGATCGCCAGTGTGATCACCGCGAGTGTGATGAGCCCCGTCGGGTCGACGCGGCTGATGAAACCTTGCTGTACAATTTGCGGCAACCCCGCAACGATGCCGGCAAAAATGATGATGGAGATACCATTGCCAATGCCCCGCTCCGTGATTTGCTCGCCGAGCCAGACTAGGAAGACGGTGCCCGCCGCCATCGAGATTACCATCGGGATGATGGCCGGGAACGCGCCGCCTGTAATGTCAACGCCTGCGAAGATTCCAGCCCGCTGCAGCAGGATGATCTGCCCATAACCCTGCGCCAGCGCGATAGGCACAGTGAAGTAGTGGGTCATCTGGTTGATCTTCTGACGCCCGTAGTCGCCCTCCTTGGAGAGTGCCTTCAGTTGCGGGATTACGGGCACCAACAACTGCATGATGATGGACGACGTAATGTAGGGATAGACACCCAATGCGGCTACGCTAAGGTTGCGCAGCGCACCGCCGCTGAACAGGTCCAGGAACCCGAGAATGTCACCGAACTGACCGCCGCTGAAAACAGCGGCCAAGGCGTCGCGGTCCACCCCCGGCACTGGCACGTGCGCCACAAATCTGAACACGACGAGCATGGCCAGGGTGAAGAGCAACTTCATCCGCAGGTCGGGGATCTTGAAAGCGTCTATGAGGGCCTGCAGCAGCTGGGGCCGCCCGGACGCAGGCCTAGCTGACGTCGCCTGCATTGTCCTTCTCCCGCTTCTTGCCCGGCAGTTGCTCCGCCGAGCCACCTGCTGCAACGAGTTGCTCGCGCGCCTGCGCCGAGAACCGGTGTGCTGTCACCGAGAGAGGCTTGGTGACCTCGCCCTTGGCCAGCACCTTGACCGGTTGCTTCAGGTTGCGCAGCAGGCCCACTTGCACCATGGCCTCTGGCGTAACCTGAGCGCCGCTCTCGAATCGCTCGTCCAGCGCGCCCAGATTCACTACGGCATAGTCCGTACGGAAGATGTTGGTGAAACCGCGTCGAGTTGGTAGCTTCAATACCAACGGCAGCTGACCGCCTTCAAACCCCGGACGCGGCCCGGGGCCGGAACGGGACCTCTGCCCCTTCATGCCTCTCCCTGAGTAATTGCCCTTGCTTCCGTTGCCGCGCCCCACGCGAGTACGCGACCGACGTGCGCCTTTGGGCGAGGGAATCTCGTGTTGCTTCACTGCCTGTCTCCTGCCTTAATCCTCTACTTCGTCAACCTGCACCATGTGGCGCACCTTGTGAAGCATGCCACGCACCACAGGGGTGTCCTCGCGTTCCACCGTCTGGTTGAGCCGGCGCAGACCAAGGGACCGGATGGTCGCCTGCTGGTTGCGTTCAAAGCCAATACCGCTCTTCTTCCACGTTATACGCAGCCGTGCCATTGAGCTCCCCTAACTCCCTTGCTGCTGTTGTTGCGCAGGCTGCGGCGTCCGCCGGGCCCGGCGTCGCTCGACCTCGACCTGCGGATCACGCAATGAGGCCAGCGCGTCCATCGTCGCCTTTGACAGGTTGATTGGGTTTGTGTTGCCCACGGCCTTGGTCAGGATGTCCTTGATGCCCGCCAAGTCCACCACCGCGCGCACCGTAGCGCCTGCCACGACCCCCGTGCCGTCCACCGCGGGCCTTAGCACCACCTGCGACGATCGATACTTCGTGACAATGTCGTGGGGGATAGTCGTCCCACGCAGGGGCACCTCAATGAGGTTGCGCCGAGCGATAGCCACGCCTTTGCGGACCGCGTCTGGCACAGCCGCTGCCTTTCCCAAGCCAATCCCGACTATGTTGCGGCCGTCGCCAACAGCAACCATGGCGTTGAAGCGCATATTCTTGCCACCAGCCGTCACCTTGGCGATTCGGCGGATCATCAGCACCCGCTCCGTCAGGTTACCGGCATGCTCCGGCGGCACACGAGGGGCCAGGTCGTAGGGAGTTAACTTTGGCATTAAAACTCCAACCCTCCTTCACGCGCCGCTTCCGCCAGCGCTTGAACGCGGCCGTGGTAGGCGTAACCGCCGCGATCGAACACAACTCTCGTCACGCCGGAGGCCTTGCTGCGGCTCGCCGCCACCGCGCCAACCAAGCGAGCAACCTCAGTCTTCGGTTTGCCCTGACACTCGGCCCTAAGCTCAGCGTCCATGTCGGACGCTGAGGCTAGGGTGTGGCCGACGCTGTCGTCAATGACTTGCACGGAGATATGCCGGCTGCTGCGGAAGACCGCCATGCGCGGACGCTCGGTCACACCTTGCACCTTCCTACGCACTCGGATATGGCGAACCACGCGTTTCGCGCGAGCCGTCTTGGCCTTCCCCTTGAACCGCAATGCCTGCAATCGTACTGCTTTAACCACAATATCTTCCTCGGGCCTAGCGTCCAGCGCTCTTGCCGGGCTTGAGCCGAACAATTTCGCCACTGTAGCGGATACCTTTGCCCTTATAGGCGTCAGGCTTGCGCACTGCGCGGATAGAGGCGGCGATCTGCCCCACCATCTGCTTATCACACCCTGCGACTGACAGTCGCGTTGGTCCCTCGACGGTCAAAGTGATCCCCTCTGGCGCCTCAATGTCCACCGGATGGCTGTAGCCGACTTGGAGGATAATGTTTGCCCCTGACTGCTGTACGCGGTAACCGGTGCCTACCAGTTCCAGGTTCTTCTGGAACCCCTCGGTCACACCGACCACCATGTTGTTCAATAACGCCCGCGTTAGCCCTTGAAGCGCCCGGACACGCTGATGGTCGGACGGACGGTCGATGATAATGACCCCGTCCTGCTGGTCAATGGTCACGTCTGGGTGGAACTGCTGTTGCAGGGTGCCTCGCGGGCCCTTCACCGTCACGTCGTTGGCCGACCCAAGGGTCACGTCAACGCCCCTCGGAACCACGATGGGCATGGACCCAATTCGAGCGACGATGCGCCGCTTTTCCTTCGTCTTCTCAACCATAGCACACCGTCCTCTACCAAACGTAGCAGAGGACTTCTCCTCCAATGCCCCGGTTCCTGGCCTCGTGCCCGGTCATCACCCCCTGTGACGTCGAGAGGATGGCGACGCCAAGCCCGCCGTACACGCGAGGAATCTCACCACGGCCCACGTAGACTCGCAGGCCCGGGCGACTCACACGCTTCAGCCCACGGATGGCTGTCTGAGCACGGCCTGTGTACAGCAGCCGCAGCCGTAGCATGCGCCACGGCCCGCTTCGAACGGTGTCCACATCACGGATGAATCCTTCATCCTTGAGGATGTCGGCGACCGCCTGCTTTGCTTTGGAAAGTGGGACAAGCACCGAGTCGTGCCGCGCCATGCCGGCGTTGCGCACCCGGGTCAGCATGTCCGCAATGGGGTCGGTTACTCCGCTCACGGGTCCTCCTACCAACTAGCCTTACGGACTCCGGGGATCTCGCCCCGAAGCGCCAGCGTGCGGAAGCAGATGCGGCAGAGGCCGAACTGGCGGATATACGCCCGCGGGCGCCCACACAACTGGCACCGATTTTGCTGCCGCGTGGAAAACTTTACCGGCAACCGCCACTTGGCTATCTTGCTGGTCTTGGCCAATTCTCCGCTCCTATCCTTCTCGTCCCGCGCCGCCCTACACCTCGACGGCCGTGCGCTCCTGCACCCGGGCGAAGGGCATCCCCATCAAGTCGAGGAGCCGCAGCGCCTCCTGGTCCGTCTTGGCAGTGGTGATAATGTTGACCTGCATTCCGCGAAGCCGGTCTATTTGGTTGTAGTCGATCTCTGGAAACACAATCTGCTCGCGCAAGCCAAGCGCGTAGTTCCCACGTCCATCGAAGGCCGATCGGGACACCCCGCGGAAGTCGCGGATACGGGGCAGCGCGGTGTTAAACAGCTTGTCGAGGAACGTGTACATCCGGTCGCCGCGCAGCGTGACCATGACACCAACTGCCTGGCCCTCACGCAGTTTGAAGCCCGCCACGGAGCGGCGCGCCTTCCGTGAGATGGGCCGTTGGCCCGTGATCGCCGCGATGTCTCCCATGGTGGCGTCCATGGCGCGCCCATTGGTCAAGGCCTCACCCAGTCCGACGTTGATGACAACTTTCTCGACCTTCGGAATCTCCATAGCGTTGGCGTAGGAAAACTCCTGCTGCATCTGCGGGGCCAGCTCCTCACGGTAGCGCGCCAGCAGCCTGGGCAGCACTCGGCCCTGCGCAGAGGGCTTCGCAGTGGCCTGCGTCTGGGCGCGGTTGCGCCCCCGGGCCCTGCCGCCTCCGCTGGAGGACTCTTGCGGTTCTTCTATTCGATCGGTTGGTTGCACTTCTTGCATAGCCGTACTTTCTTGCCATCGTTCAGAAACGTGAATCCCATCCGGGCGGCTGTGTTGCAAAGCGGACACACCACCTTGACGTTGGAGAGCGCTAGCGGCGCTTCCATGGTAATGATTCCTGCTTGGCTGATGCCGGGCTGGGCCCTGCGGTGGCGCTTCACCATGTTGAGGCCTTCCACATAGAGCTTACCCTCACTGGGGAAAACACGCTGCACAATACTCTGCTTGCCGCGGTCCTTGCCCTTTGTGACGACCACCGTGTCGCCCCTTCTGATCTTCTGCGCCATGACCTCTTCCTTCTCTCCCGCCTGGATACCCTAAAAGACTTCCGGCGCCAGGGAAACGATGCGCATGAACCCCTTCTCCCGCAGCTCGCGGGCCACCGGCCCGAAAATGCGCGTGCCTATGGGGTTCAGCGCGTCCGTCAGCATGACTGCCGCGTTCTCGTCAAAGCGGATGTGGGTGCCGTCGGGCCGACGTGTGTTCTTCACAACCCGGACAATGACGGCCTTGACGACCTTCCCCGCCCGCACCGCGTCGGGCGCGTTGGGGATGGCGTCCTTGATCGAGCACGTGATGATGTCGCCGAGCCCTGCGTAGCGTCTGCGGCTCGAACCGGGGATACCAATGCACATCACCTGCTTGGCCCCGGAGTTGTCCGCAACAGCCAACCGTGACATATGCTGAATCATGCGTCCTCCTTCCGGGGAGCTTCCCCGTCCTTTGAGGACGCCTCTTCCGTCTCAGTCACGGGCTCCTCCGCGGCTGCCTCAACTTCAGCGCTCTCAGGCTCAGATTCTGTGACTCCTGCCTCAGCTTCTATGTTTTCAGGCTCCACTTCCGCGACCTCAGCATCAATGCTTTCGGGCTCCGCGTCCGCGACCTCTGCCTCAGTCTCTGCAGTTGCACTCTCAGCTTCGACTGGTTCGTCTGCGTCCAGTTCGGCTACAGGTTCCTCGCTGGGTTCTTCACTCACCAATTCCTGCGCGTCCTCAGAACTGGGGCTTTCTGGCTGCTCGTCCAGGGCTTCATCGCGGATGGACTCTGGATCTTCGACCTCGTCTACCTCATCTGCTACGACGGGTGCGTCATCATCGACCTCGGCCTCAGCGGTCACGGCCTCGTCTTCGCCCTCCGCCTCGTGGGTGGCCACCACGGTCTCGACGTCAGCCGCGGGATCGGGCGATTTCTCAGTGTCGGCCACCGCAACCGGCGCCTCGATTACCTCAACGGCCTCTGCCATCACGGCCTCTGCCTCCGCGACTTCCTCCGGGCGCAGCATTTCATGTCGCTGTAGTACAGCCTGCAGGCGGAACCGCTTGGTCTTGGACACCGGGCGGCACTCGATCACCCGCACTAGGTCGCCGTACTGCGACTCGCCCAGCGGATCGTGGACGTAGAGCATTGTCTTGCGGCGCAGCGCCTTTCCGTACACGGCGTGGTGGCGCACGCGGTCTACGGCCACCACCAAGGTGTTCTGCATCTTGGCGCTGATTACCCGCCCGACGTAGCTTCTCCGATTCATTGCCATCTAGTGAATCCCCAACTCCCGCTCACGCATCACCGTCTTGATGCGCGCGATGGTCTTCTTGACTCGCTTCATCTCGCTCACGCTGGGCAACTGATGCGTCATCCACCGGAACCGAAGGTTCATCAGTTCCCGGTAGGACTCATCCAGCTCCTCTTGGAGATCGTCCGTGCTCTTCTCTCGAACTTCGTCTACGCGCATGGGCCTGCTCGATTCCTAGTTCACCGTATGGAGGAAGTAGTCCTCCCGGGTTACGATCTTGGTCTGCACCGGAAGCTTGGCCGCGGCCAGCCTCAGTCCTTCCTTCGCCTGCTCCTCAGACACGCCGGAAAGCTCGAAGAGCATCCGACCGCGTTTGGCGACGGCCACGTAGTGGTCGACGCCGCCCTTGCCCTTGCCCATCCGGGTCTCCAAAGGTTTCTTGGTCACGGGCTTGTCTGCAAATACACGAATCCACAGCTGGCCACCGCGGCGGAGATAGCGCACGACAGCGCGGCGCGCCGCCTCTATCTGTCGAGCCGTGAGCCAAGCTGTGTCTAAGGTCTTGAGGCCGTAGTCGCCAAAGTGCAGGGTTGCACCGGAGGTTGCCGCACCCTTACGGCGTCCCCGGTGCACCTTGCGGTACTTGAGCCGCTTAGGTTGCTGCATCGGGCTCTCCTTCTGCGGCGGCCTCCGCTCGGTCGATAACCTTCTGGTCTGCAGCCTCGTCCTCAGCTCGCATCGTTACTTCTATAGGGCCAAGGTCCTCAGCCGCCTCCTGCTCGCGCAACGGAACTATGTCGCCCTTGTAGACCCACACTTTTACTCCGATGCGGCCCATCGTCGTGCTTGCCTCGCTGATGGCGAAGTCGACGTCCGCGCGGATGGTGTGGAGGGGCACCCGCCCCATCATGACCTTCTCCCGTCGAGCGATGTCAGCGCCACCCAACCGTCCGCTCACGATGATCTTGACGCCCTGAACGCCCGCTTGCATGGATCGCGTCGCCGTCTGCTGCATGGCGCGGCGGTGCGCCACGCGGCGCTCGAGCTGCTCGGCGCAGCTGCGGGCCACCAGAGCAGCCACTGTTTCCGGCTGCCGGACCTCCTGCACGGAAATCCGGACACGCCGCTCCGTCAGGGCCTCCAGCGCCTGCCGCATCTCCTCCACCCGCTGACCCTGGCGGCCAATGACGATGCCGGGACGGGCGGTCCAGATGACTACTGAAACGTCCTGGGGCCCCCGCTCAATCTCCACCTGCGGGATGCCGGCCTCCGGGTAGCGGGTCAGGATCGCGTTGCGCAGCCGCAGGTCTTCCTGCAGCGTGTTGCGATAGTCCTGCTTTTTGGCGGCGAACCACCGGCTGTCCCAGTCCTTGATTATGCCGAGACGGAAACCAATAGGGTGCGTCTTATGTCCCACAGCCTAACTCCCCCGGTCCACGACAACGGTGATGTGGCAGGACCTTCGTTTGATGGGACTAATGCGCCCTCGGGACTGCGGCCGGTAGCGGCGCAGCCGGGGGGCGTCGTCCGCGTAGGCCGCCACCACCTTCAGCGTTTCCGGAATCATGAATCTGTTGTTCTCCGCGTTTGCCACGGCGGACCGGATTACCTTCGACACCGCGACGGCAGTAGGGCTGGGCACGTACTGGAGCGCGGCCAACGCCTGGTAGACCGGTTTACCTCGCACCATGCCCAACACTCGCCGCACCTTCTGCGGCGACATGCCGAAGTTCCTGTGTGTTGCCTGTACCGCCACGGATCCTCCCCCTAGCCCCGCGGCCTGGTGGTCCGCTCGCTGCGGCCCGCATGGCCTCTGAATGTCCTAGTGGGCGCGAACTCGCCAAGACGGTGCCCTACCATGTTCTCCGTCATATATACCGGCACGTGCCGGCGCCCGTCGTGTACAGCGATGGTGAGGCCCACCATGTCCGGCATGATCATGGAAGCCCTTGACCATGTGCGGATGACCACCTTCTCTTGTGTTCGCTGGGCCGCGTCCACCTTCCGTTGTAGCTTGGGGTGGACGTAAGGCCCCTTCTTAACGGACCTGCCCATAACCTATCCTTCTTCGTCGCACGATAAACCGGCTGGTTTCCTTGTTGCGGCGTGTCTTCACACCCAGGGCTGGCTTGCCCCACTTGGTCTTGGCATATCGCAATCCGATGGGGTTACGGCCCTCACCGCCGCCGTGGGGATGGTCGCGCGGGTTCATCACCTTGCCGCGCACCTCGGGCCGCTTGCCCAGCCACCGGTTGCGCCCGGCCTTCCCAATCGACGTTGCGGCGTGCTCCGAATTGCCCACCTGCCCGATCGTCGCGTAGTTCTCGCTCAGTACGCGCCGGATCTCGCCGGAGGGGAGCCGGAGCTGCGTGTAACGCTCCTCGCGAGCCATCACCTGGGCACTGCCTCCAGCGCTGCGCACCATCTGTGCGCCTCGCCCGGGCTGCAGTTCAATATTGTGGACGACCGTACCCAGCGGCATGGACCTCAGGGACATCGCATTGCCGGCACGGATTTCGGCGTTTGACCCCGACATGATGGGGTCTCCCACCTTCACACCCACCGGCCACAAAATGTAGCGCTTGTCGCCATCGCGGTAGTGGATGAGCGCAATGCGCGCCGAGCGGTTCGGATCGTACTCGATGCTGTGCACCACGCCGGGGACGCCCGCCTTGTCGCGCCGTTTGAAGTCGATGACGCGGTACATGCGCTTGTGGCCACCGCCGCGGTGGCGAACCGTGAGACGCCCCTGCCGGTTTCGGCCGCCGTGCTTTCGCAAAGGCCGCAGCAGCGAGCGCTCCGGCTTGCTCTTCGTAATCTCGCTAAAGTCGGGCCGCACCAGCTGGCGCATGCCCGGCGTGATCGGCTTGAATTGCTTGAGACCCATGCCTACACGCCCTCAAACACTGTGATGCGATCGCCCTGCCGCAGCGTCACGATGGCCTTCTTCTTGTCCGGCCCCTTGCTCATACGTGGGCCGAACCGCTTCATCTTGCCCGGCAGGCGCACCACAGTCACCTTCTCGACCTTCACTCCAAATAACGTCTCCACCGCCTGCTTGACGATGGTCTTGTTGGCGTGGAGTGCCACTCGGAAGGTGTATTTGTTCTCGTCTTGCAGACGTGTGCTCTTTTCCGTAACCACGGGGCCGATGAGCACACCCGTCAACTGTGCCATGGTCATGACGACTGCTCCTCACCGGTCTCTCCCAGACCGACGTCTGCCTCTCCCTCGGCGTTCGCTGACAGCGCAGGACGCCGAGACGTCTCCTGCGCCCACAGCTCCTCAATTCGCCGTACGGCCGCCACGCTGAGAACCAAGTGGGTGAAGTTCAGGAGGTCCACCGTGTTGAGCGTCGAGGCCGGGACGGACTTCACACGCTTCAAGTTGTGGCAGGCTTGCCAAAGCCCCTTCTGGGAAACGGCCTCGTTCACCACCAAGCACTTCGAGGAAATCTCCAGTCCCTGCAGCGCCTGCAACACCTGGCGGGTCTTGGGCTCGGGCAGGCGGAAATCCTCAACCACTGTCACTTCGCCGTCACGCACCTTCTGCGACAACAGTGACCGGATGGCGAGTCGCCGCATCTTCTTGGGCGTTCGCTGCGTGTAGTCCCTTGGCTTGGGCCCGAAGGTAACACCGCCGTGCCGCCACTGTGGAGACCGGGTGCTGCCATGCCTGGCGCGCCCCGTGCCCTTCTGCCGC
Protein-coding sequences here:
- the rpsS gene encoding 30S ribosomal protein S19; the protein is MGRSVKKGPYVHPKLQRKVDAAQRTQEKVVIRTWSRASMIMPDMVGLTIAVHDGRRHVPVYMTENMVGHRLGEFAPTRTFRGHAGRSERTTRPRG
- a CDS encoding type Z 30S ribosomal protein S14, translating into MAKTSKIAKWRLPVKFSTRQQNRCQLCGRPRAYIRQFGLCRICFRTLALRGEIPGVRKASW
- the rplX gene encoding 50S ribosomal protein L24, which codes for MAQKIRRGDTVVVTKGKDRGKQSIVQRVFPSEGKLYVEGLNMVKRHRRAQPGISQAGIITMEAPLALSNVKVVCPLCNTAARMGFTFLNDGKKVRLCKKCNQPIE
- the rplW gene encoding 50S ribosomal protein L23 yields the protein MAQLTGVLIGPVVTEKSTRLQDENKYTFRVALHANKTIVKQAVETLFGVKVEKVTVVRLPGKMKRFGPRMSKGPDKKKAIVTLRQGDRITVFEGV
- the rplD gene encoding 50S ribosomal protein L4, which gives rise to MELPLKNMQGATVGSIEVSDTVFDTPLNTAVIHQVMVGQLANKRAGTHSTKTRAEVSGGGRKPWRQKGTGRARHGSTRSPQWRHGGVTFGPKPRDYTQRTPKKMRRLAIRSLLSQKVRDGEVTVVEDFRLPEPKTRQVLQALQGLEISSKCLVVNEAVSQKGLWQACHNLKRVKSVPASTLNTVDLLNFTHLVLSVAAVRRIEELWAQETSRRPALSANAEGEADVGLGETGEEQSS
- the rplE gene encoding 50S ribosomal protein L5; amino-acid sequence: MPRLLARYREELAPQMQQEFSYANAMEIPKVEKVVINVGLGEALTNGRAMDATMGDIAAITGQRPISRKARRSVAGFKLREGQAVGVMVTLRGDRMYTFLDKLFNTALPRIRDFRGVSRSAFDGRGNYALGLREQIVFPEIDYNQIDRLRGMQVNIITTAKTDQEALRLLDLMGMPFARVQERTAVEV
- the rplP gene encoding 50S ribosomal protein L16 → MQQPKRLKYRKVHRGRRKGAATSGATLHFGDYGLKTLDTAWLTARQIEAARRAVVRYLRRGGQLWIRVFADKPVTKKPLETRMGKGKGGVDHYVAVAKRGRMLFELSGVSEEQAKEGLRLAAAKLPVQTKIVTREDYFLHTVN
- the rplR gene encoding 50S ribosomal protein L18; the protein is MRFKGKAKTARAKRVVRHIRVRRKVQGVTERPRMAVFRSSRHISVQVIDDSVGHTLASASDMDAELRAECQGKPKTEVARLVGAVAASRSKASGVTRVVFDRGGYAYHGRVQALAEAAREGGLEF
- the rplV gene encoding 50S ribosomal protein L22, which encodes MAVQATHRNFGMSPQKVRRVLGMVRGKPVYQALAALQYVPSPTAVAVSKVIRSAVANAENNRFMIPETLKVVAAYADDAPRLRRYRPQSRGRISPIKRRSCHITVVVDRGS
- the rpsC gene encoding 30S ribosomal protein S3; the protein is MGHKTHPIGFRLGIIKDWDSRWFAAKKQDYRNTLQEDLRLRNAILTRYPEAGIPQVEIERGPQDVSVVIWTARPGIVIGRQGQRVEEMRQALEALTERRVRISVQEVRQPETVAALVARSCAEQLERRVAHRRAMQQTATRSMQAGVQGVKIIVSGRLGGADIARREKVMMGRVPLHTIRADVDFAISEASTTMGRIGVKVWVYKGDIVPLREQEAAEDLGPIEVTMRAEDEAADQKVIDRAEAAAEGEPDAAT
- the secY gene encoding preprotein translocase subunit SecY, with translation MQATSARPASGRPQLLQALIDAFKIPDLRMKLLFTLAMLVVFRFVAHVPVPGVDRDALAAVFSGGQFGDILGFLDLFSGGALRNLSVAALGVYPYITSSIIMQLLVPVIPQLKALSKEGDYGRQKINQMTHYFTVPIALAQGYGQIILLQRAGIFAGVDITGGAFPAIIPMVISMAAGTVFLVWLGEQITERGIGNGISIIIFAGIVAGLPQIVQQGFISRVDPTGLITLAVITLAIIYLIVVFTEAQRRIPVQYGRTVFRGGSVRRAQGTSYIPLRINSAGMIPLIFAFAIIILPGTVASYFANPSDPSFVSRFAQGMVGVFDGTSFIYWVILFVLVVIFALFYTMITFSQMNLAENLQKQGGFIPGIRPGRPTEEYLQRTLIRVSWGGALFLGFVAIIPYFATLLTDVQALRLSSTALLILVGVGLDTMRQLEAQLLMRRYEGFIR
- the rplF gene encoding 50S ribosomal protein L6; protein product: MVEKTKEKRRIVARIGSMPIVVPRGVDVTLGSANDVTVKGPRGTLQQQFHPDVTIDQQDGVIIIDRPSDHQRVRALQGLTRALLNNMVVGVTEGFQKNLELVGTGYRVQQSGANIILQVGYSHPVDIEAPEGITLTVEGPTRLSVAGCDKQMVGQIAASIRAVRKPDAYKGKGIRYSGEIVRLKPGKSAGR
- the rplB gene encoding 50S ribosomal protein L2; translation: MGLKQFKPITPGMRQLVRPDFSEITKSKPERSLLRPLRKHGGRNRQGRLTVRHRGGGHKRMYRVIDFKRRDKAGVPGVVHSIEYDPNRSARIALIHYRDGDKRYILWPVGVKVGDPIMSGSNAEIRAGNAMSLRSMPLGTVVHNIELQPGRGAQMVRSAGGSAQVMAREERYTQLRLPSGEIRRVLSENYATIGQVGNSEHAATSIGKAGRNRWLGKRPEVRGKVMNPRDHPHGGGEGRNPIGLRYAKTKWGKPALGVKTRRNKETSRFIVRRRRIGYGQVR
- the rplO gene encoding 50S ribosomal protein L15 — protein: MKQHEIPSPKGARRSRTRVGRGNGSKGNYSGRGMKGQRSRSGPGPRPGFEGGQLPLVLKLPTRRGFTNIFRTDYAVVNLGALDERFESGAQVTPEAMVQVGLLRNLKQPVKVLAKGEVTKPLSVTAHRFSAQAREQLVAAGGSAEQLPGKKREKDNAGDVS
- the rpmC gene encoding 50S ribosomal protein L29; translated protein: MRVDEVREKSTDDLQEELDESYRELMNLRFRWMTHQLPSVSEMKRVKKTIARIKTVMRERELGIH
- the rpsE gene encoding 30S ribosomal protein S5 codes for the protein MPKLTPYDLAPRVPPEHAGNLTERVLMIRRIAKVTAGGKNMRFNAMVAVGDGRNIVGIGLGKAAAVPDAVRKGVAIARRNLIEVPLRGTTIPHDIVTKYRSSQVVLRPAVDGTGVVAGATVRAVVDLAGIKDILTKAVGNTNPINLSKATMDALASLRDPQVEVERRRARRTPQPAQQQQQGS
- the rpmD gene encoding 50S ribosomal protein L30, which gives rise to MARLRITWKKSGIGFERNQQATIRSLGLRRLNQTVEREDTPVVRGMLHKVRHMVQVDEVED
- the rplN gene encoding 50S ribosomal protein L14 — protein: MIQHMSRLAVADNSGAKQVMCIGIPGSSRRRYAGLGDIITCSIKDAIPNAPDAVRAGKVVKAVIVRVVKNTRRPDGTHIRFDENAAVMLTDALNPIGTRIFGPVARELREKGFMRIVSLAPEVF
- the rpsQ gene encoding 30S ribosomal protein S17, producing the protein MAMNRRSYVGRVISAKMQNTLVVAVDRVRHHAVYGKALRRKTMLYVHDPLGESQYGDLVRVIECRPVSKTKRFRLQAVLQRHEMLRPEEVAEAEAVMAEAVEVIEAPVAVADTEKSPDPAADVETVVATHEAEGEDEAVTAEAEVDDDAPVVADEVDEVEDPESIRDEALDEQPESPSSEDAQELVSEEPSEEPVAELDADEPVEAESATAETEAEVADAEPESIDAEVAEVEPENIEAEAGVTESEPESAEVEAAAEEPVTETEEASSKDGEAPRKEDA
- the rpsH gene encoding 30S ribosomal protein S8, which gives rise to MSGVTDPIADMLTRVRNAGMARHDSVLVPLSKAKQAVADILKDEGFIRDVDTVRSGPWRMLRLRLLYTGRAQTAIRGLKRVSRPGLRVYVGRGEIPRVYGGLGVAILSTSQGVMTGHEARNRGIGGEVLCYVW